One Pseudodesulfovibrio cashew DNA window includes the following coding sequences:
- a CDS encoding LysE family translocator, with protein MNFATWLTYALLMTAIAYTPGPMTLFSMSSSLRNGFARTVPALAGGSTAYMVQMAVVYFGLGVVVQNSLVVFNAIKWAGVVYLIVLGVKNWRAAVRTLQEDDSARAASRRRQFSLGFLTGMSNPKSVLVFTVLFPQFIDPARYTSDFLTLAVTFAVLQLSSAVSYALFGARVFTWLHRRGLAHVQNRITAVVLFLAGGMLAVSER; from the coding sequence ATGAATTTCGCTACCTGGTTGACCTATGCCCTGCTTATGACGGCCATCGCCTACACGCCCGGGCCCATGACGCTTTTTTCCATGTCGTCGAGCCTGCGAAACGGCTTTGCCCGCACCGTGCCCGCCCTTGCCGGCGGCTCCACAGCCTATATGGTCCAGATGGCCGTGGTCTACTTCGGTCTCGGCGTGGTGGTGCAGAACTCCCTGGTGGTCTTCAACGCCATCAAGTGGGCCGGGGTGGTCTACCTGATCGTGCTCGGGGTGAAGAACTGGCGCGCGGCCGTACGTACGCTTCAGGAAGACGACAGCGCCCGGGCCGCCTCCCGCCGCAGGCAGTTCAGCCTCGGCTTTTTGACCGGTATGTCCAACCCCAAATCCGTTTTGGTGTTTACCGTCCTTTTCCCGCAGTTCATCGACCCGGCTCGCTACACTTCGGACTTCCTGACGCTGGCCGTCACCTTTGCCGTGCTCCAGCTCAGCAGCGCCGTGTCCTACGCTCTGTTCGGGGCACGCGTCTTCACTTGGCTGCATCGCCGGGGATTGGCCCATGTGCAAAACCGGATCACCGCCGTGGTGCTTTTCCTGGCCGGAGGAATGCTGGCGGTGAGTGAGCGGTAG
- the leuS gene encoding leucine--tRNA ligase, translated as MPLGKYDPEAIEKKWQLAWNEAGCFEVEVDADKPKYYVLEMFPYPSGKIHMGHVRNYSIGDVVARFKSMQGFNVLHPMGWDAFGLPAENAAIKNETHPAEWTYQNISEMREQLQRLGYSYDWRREIASCRPEYYKWEQKFFLKFLEKGLAYRKDSPQNWCPSCNTVLANEQVEEGLCWRCDTEVEQKDMEQWFLRITDYADELLKDLETLEGGWPERVLTMQRNWIGKSYGAELTFQVKDMEETITVFTTRPDTLYGATFMSVAAEHPMVEKLIADAPNKAEVEAFVTNIRNMDRIKRGADDLEKEGVFTGKYCINPVTGRELPIYVANFVLMGYGTGAVMAVPAHDQRDYEFATKYELPMQVVINPPELAAKGEVLKLEDMTEAYTAPGILVNSGEFDGTENEPAKKAIVQHLDKSGLGKMAVNYRLRDWNVSRQRFWGAPIPVIYCEDCGAVPVPEDQLPVLLPENAQVRKDGKSPLPAMEEFVNCACPTCGKPARRETDTFDTFFESSWYYMRYCDPRNEEEALDKTKVGYWMNVDQYIGGIEHAILHLLYSRFFTKALRDTGFIECDEPFANLLTQGMVLKDGGKMSKSKGNVVDPNAMINQYGADATRLFILFASPPVKELEWSDQGIEGAFRFLSRLWRLVEELEGVLEPVLPVSAGEPGSDAAKALRFKEHDTIRRATHDIENEFQFNTVIAAIMELVNEMYQVKDELKESDPKALSSAVATAVTLLSPVAPHICEELWQAMGHQSGLTGQPWPTYDEKALVKDEVTLVVQVNGKVRGKFEAPNNAPKDEVEAIALGLENVVKFIEGKTVRKVIVIPNKLVNIVAN; from the coding sequence ATGCCTTTAGGAAAATACGATCCGGAAGCGATCGAGAAGAAATGGCAGCTTGCCTGGAATGAGGCCGGCTGCTTTGAAGTGGAAGTCGACGCGGACAAACCCAAGTACTATGTGCTGGAAATGTTCCCCTATCCCTCGGGCAAGATCCACATGGGCCACGTGCGTAACTACTCCATCGGCGATGTGGTGGCGCGCTTCAAGTCCATGCAGGGCTTCAACGTGCTCCATCCCATGGGTTGGGACGCCTTCGGCCTGCCCGCCGAGAACGCGGCCATCAAGAACGAGACCCATCCCGCCGAGTGGACCTACCAGAACATCTCCGAGATGCGCGAGCAGCTTCAGCGCCTAGGCTACTCCTATGACTGGCGGCGCGAGATCGCGTCCTGTCGCCCCGAGTACTACAAGTGGGAGCAGAAATTCTTCCTCAAGTTCCTGGAAAAGGGCCTGGCCTATCGCAAGGATTCCCCCCAAAACTGGTGTCCGAGCTGCAACACCGTGCTCGCCAACGAGCAAGTGGAGGAGGGCCTCTGCTGGCGCTGCGACACCGAGGTCGAGCAGAAGGACATGGAGCAGTGGTTCCTGCGTATCACCGACTATGCGGACGAGCTGCTCAAGGACCTGGAGACGCTGGAAGGCGGCTGGCCCGAGCGCGTGCTGACCATGCAGCGCAACTGGATCGGCAAATCCTACGGCGCGGAGCTGACCTTCCAGGTCAAGGATATGGAAGAGACCATCACGGTCTTCACAACCCGTCCGGACACCCTCTACGGCGCGACCTTCATGTCCGTGGCCGCCGAGCATCCCATGGTGGAGAAGCTTATCGCCGACGCCCCGAACAAGGCCGAGGTCGAGGCCTTCGTCACCAACATCCGGAACATGGACCGCATCAAGCGCGGAGCCGACGATCTGGAGAAGGAAGGCGTCTTCACCGGCAAGTACTGCATCAACCCGGTCACCGGACGCGAACTGCCCATCTACGTGGCCAACTTCGTGCTCATGGGCTACGGCACCGGAGCGGTCATGGCCGTTCCCGCCCACGACCAGCGTGACTACGAGTTCGCTACCAAGTACGAGCTGCCCATGCAGGTGGTCATCAATCCGCCCGAGCTGGCGGCCAAGGGCGAGGTCCTGAAGCTCGAGGACATGACCGAGGCCTACACCGCGCCCGGCATCCTGGTGAACTCCGGCGAATTCGACGGCACCGAGAACGAGCCCGCCAAGAAGGCCATCGTCCAGCACCTGGACAAGTCCGGCCTGGGCAAGATGGCCGTCAACTACCGCCTGCGCGACTGGAACGTCTCCCGCCAGCGCTTCTGGGGCGCGCCCATCCCGGTCATCTACTGCGAGGACTGCGGCGCTGTGCCCGTGCCCGAGGACCAGCTCCCGGTGCTCCTGCCCGAGAACGCCCAGGTGCGCAAGGACGGCAAGTCCCCGCTCCCGGCGATGGAGGAGTTCGTCAACTGCGCCTGTCCGACCTGCGGCAAGCCTGCCCGGCGCGAGACCGACACCTTCGACACCTTTTTCGAGTCCTCCTGGTATTACATGCGCTACTGCGACCCGCGCAACGAGGAGGAGGCCCTGGACAAGACCAAGGTCGGCTACTGGATGAACGTCGATCAGTACATCGGCGGCATCGAGCACGCCATCCTGCACCTGCTCTACTCCCGCTTCTTCACCAAGGCGCTGCGCGACACCGGGTTCATCGAGTGCGACGAGCCCTTCGCCAACCTGCTCACCCAGGGCATGGTGCTCAAGGACGGCGGCAAGATGTCCAAGTCCAAGGGCAACGTGGTCGATCCCAACGCCATGATCAACCAGTACGGCGCGGACGCCACCCGGCTGTTCATTCTCTTCGCCTCACCGCCGGTCAAGGAACTCGAGTGGTCCGATCAGGGCATTGAGGGCGCTTTCCGCTTCCTCAGCCGTCTTTGGCGGCTGGTGGAGGAACTGGAAGGCGTGCTGGAACCGGTCCTGCCCGTGTCCGCAGGCGAGCCTGGGTCCGACGCGGCCAAGGCACTCCGCTTCAAGGAGCACGACACCATCCGCCGTGCCACCCACGACATCGAGAACGAGTTCCAGTTCAATACGGTCATCGCCGCCATCATGGAGCTGGTCAACGAGATGTACCAGGTCAAGGACGAGCTCAAGGAGAGCGATCCCAAGGCCCTGTCCTCGGCCGTCGCCACTGCCGTGACCCTGCTCTCGCCCGTGGCCCCGCATATCTGCGAGGAGCTCTGGCAGGCCATGGGTCACCAGTCCGGCCTCACCGGCCAGCCCTGGCCCACCTATGACGAGAAAGCCCTGGTCAAGGACGAGGTCACCCTCGTGGTCCAGGTCAACGGCAAGGTACGCGGCAAGTTCGAGGCCCCCAACAACGCCCCCAAGGACGAGGTCGAAGCCATCGCCCTGGGCCTGGAAAACGTGGTCAAGTTCATCGAGGGCAAGACCGTCCGCAAGGTCATCGTCATCCCCAACAAGCTCGTCAACATCGTCGCCAACTAG
- a CDS encoding ZIP family metal transporter produces the protein MNWFMAQSPVLQALMAGLFTWSVTALGAALVFTAKDISKKTLDVMLGFAGGVMIAASYWSLLAPAIEMSSDLGTWSFVPAAVGFVMGAIFLRLVDMFLPHLHLNAPMSEAEGVKTSWQRSTLLVTAITLHNIPEGLAVGVAFGAVAAGLNSATFAGAVALAMGIGIQNFPEGTAVSVPLRREGMSRTKAFLYGQASGLVEPIAAVLGAAAVLVVQPLLPYALAFAAGAMIFVVVEEVIPESQSSGNGDLATMGVIFGFTLMMTLDVALG, from the coding sequence ATGAATTGGTTCATGGCACAAAGTCCCGTATTGCAGGCTCTGATGGCAGGCCTCTTCACATGGAGCGTCACGGCCCTCGGCGCGGCGTTGGTTTTCACGGCCAAGGATATCTCTAAAAAGACCCTCGACGTGATGCTCGGCTTTGCCGGCGGCGTCATGATCGCCGCAAGCTACTGGTCGCTGCTTGCTCCGGCCATCGAAATGAGCAGTGATCTCGGAACGTGGTCGTTCGTTCCCGCTGCAGTGGGCTTCGTGATGGGCGCGATATTTCTGCGCCTGGTGGACATGTTCCTGCCGCACCTGCACCTCAATGCGCCCATGTCCGAGGCCGAGGGCGTGAAGACGAGCTGGCAGCGCAGCACCCTGCTGGTCACCGCCATCACCCTGCACAACATCCCGGAAGGCCTGGCCGTGGGCGTCGCCTTCGGCGCAGTGGCCGCGGGGCTGAACTCCGCGACCTTTGCCGGAGCAGTGGCCCTTGCCATGGGTATCGGCATTCAGAATTTCCCGGAAGGCACGGCGGTGTCGGTCCCCCTGCGCCGCGAGGGCATGTCCCGCACTAAGGCTTTCCTCTACGGGCAGGCCTCGGGCCTGGTGGAACCCATCGCCGCAGTCCTGGGCGCAGCGGCCGTCCTCGTGGTCCAACCCCTGCTCCCCTACGCCCTGGCCTTTGCCGCCGGGGCCATGATCTTCGTGGTGGTGGAAGAGGTCATCCCCGAATCCCAGTCATCGGGCAACGGCGACCTCGCCACCATGGGCGTGATCTTCGGCTTCACCCTCATGATGACGCTGGACGTGGCCCTGGGCTAG
- a CDS encoding 3'-5' exonuclease produces MSPTVENTRFVAIDFETADPKRDSACAVGIVVVDKGEIVARDYRLIRPPRKKFNPYCVRVHGIHWEDVCDEPSFGDLWPELEPLFEGADFLVAHNASFDKSVLHTCCRESGWLAPEQPFLCTVQLSRKTWCLESNKLPSVCDHLGISLKHHHAASDAEACALIAVNGLRENPGFLGKVL; encoded by the coding sequence ATGTCGCCGACAGTAGAGAACACCCGTTTCGTGGCCATTGATTTCGAGACCGCAGACCCCAAGCGCGACTCGGCCTGCGCCGTGGGCATCGTGGTGGTGGACAAGGGCGAGATCGTGGCCCGCGACTACCGCCTGATCCGTCCGCCGCGCAAGAAGTTCAACCCCTACTGCGTGCGCGTGCACGGCATCCACTGGGAGGACGTGTGCGACGAGCCTTCCTTCGGCGATCTTTGGCCCGAGCTCGAGCCACTGTTCGAGGGCGCGGATTTTCTGGTCGCCCACAACGCCTCCTTTGACAAGTCAGTGCTACACACCTGTTGCCGCGAGTCGGGCTGGCTCGCGCCGGAGCAGCCGTTTCTGTGCACGGTCCAGCTTTCGCGCAAGACCTGGTGCCTGGAGTCCAACAAGCTGCCGAGCGTCTGCGACCACCTGGGCATTTCCCTCAAGCACCACCACGCGGCCTCGGACGCCGAGGCGTGCGCCCTGATCGCAGTCAACGGCCTGCGCGAGAATCCCGGCTTCCTGGGCAAGGTGCTGTAG
- a CDS encoding secondary thiamine-phosphate synthase enzyme YjbQ, which produces MEHLQISTHAREEMVDITTAVRRLINENGWSDGALLLYCPHTTGAVTINEGADPDVVRDITMNMNKLVPHRGDYRHAEGNSDAHIKSSMFGCDQMVIVEGGNIQLGTWQKIYFCEFDGPRTRKLWVKWLGA; this is translated from the coding sequence ATGGAACACCTGCAAATAAGCACCCACGCTCGCGAGGAAATGGTCGACATCACCACCGCCGTGCGTCGCCTCATCAACGAGAACGGCTGGTCCGACGGCGCACTGCTGCTCTACTGCCCGCACACTACCGGGGCCGTGACCATCAACGAAGGAGCCGACCCGGACGTGGTCCGCGACATCACGATGAACATGAACAAGCTGGTCCCGCACCGGGGCGACTACCGCCACGCCGAGGGCAACTCCGACGCGCACATCAAATCCAGCATGTTCGGCTGCGACCAGATGGTCATCGTCGAGGGCGGCAATATCCAGCTCGGCACCTGGCAGAAAATCTACTTCTGCGAGTTCGACGGTCCGCGCACCCGCAAGCTGTGGGTAAAGTGGCTGGGAGCGTAG
- the ribE gene encoding 6,7-dimethyl-8-ribityllumazine synthase, translated as MPLTKIEGQLNAQGLKFAIVAARFNDFIVDRLISGAIDYLVRHGGSEDDLTLVRLPGAFELPIAAQKLAKSGKYDGVVVLGAVIRGATPHFDYVCNECAKGVAQASMESGVPMGFGLLTCDSLDQAIERAGSKAGNKGVEAASALLETVRVLEQL; from the coding sequence ATGCCCCTGACCAAAATCGAAGGCCAGCTCAACGCCCAAGGTTTGAAATTCGCCATCGTGGCCGCCCGTTTCAACGATTTCATCGTTGACCGACTCATCTCCGGCGCCATCGATTACCTCGTCCGCCACGGCGGCAGCGAGGACGACTTGACCCTGGTCCGACTACCCGGTGCCTTCGAACTGCCCATCGCCGCCCAGAAGCTGGCCAAGTCCGGCAAGTACGACGGCGTGGTCGTCCTGGGTGCGGTCATCCGCGGCGCCACCCCCCATTTTGACTACGTGTGCAACGAGTGCGCCAAGGGCGTGGCCCAGGCCTCCATGGAGAGCGGCGTGCCCATGGGCTTCGGCCTGCTTACCTGCGATTCCCTGGACCAGGCCATCGAACGCGCCGGGTCCAAGGCGGGCAACAAGGGCGTGGAAGCCGCGTCCGCACTGCTCGAAACCGTGCGTGTACTGGAACAGCTCTAG
- a CDS encoding bifunctional 3,4-dihydroxy-2-butanone-4-phosphate synthase/GTP cyclohydrolase II gives MALCTIEEAIEDIRQGKMVIMVDDEDRENEGDLVCAAEAITPQLINFMATHGRGLICLPMSNEMADNLGLELMAQKNESGFGTNFTVSIEARHGVTTGISAADRATTVLAAVADDASRESIVTPGHIFPLRAKDGGVLVRAGQTEGGSDIARLAGFKPAAVICEIMNEDGTMARMPDLEIYAKKHDLKICSVADLIAYRMKFDGKSVEKVAEADLPTRWGHFKSAAFHSEADGKTHIALYMGDIHPDEPTLVRVHSECLTGDVFGSLRCDCGPQLADAMCMIHNEGKGVLVYMRQEGRGIGLGNKIKAYHLQDMGYDTVEANVKLGFPPDLREYGTGAQILVALGVSNMRLMTNNPKKMVGLEGYGLKVVERVPIEVGACEINKKYLQTKRDKMDHLLKVDADG, from the coding sequence ATGGCACTGTGCACTATCGAAGAAGCCATTGAGGATATCCGCCAAGGTAAAATGGTCATCATGGTTGATGACGAGGACCGCGAGAACGAAGGCGATCTCGTCTGCGCCGCCGAGGCAATCACACCGCAGCTCATCAATTTCATGGCAACCCACGGGCGCGGCCTGATCTGTCTGCCCATGAGCAATGAAATGGCCGACAATCTGGGCCTGGAGCTCATGGCCCAGAAGAACGAGTCCGGGTTCGGCACCAACTTCACCGTATCCATCGAGGCGCGCCATGGCGTGACCACCGGCATCTCCGCCGCGGACCGCGCCACCACGGTGCTGGCCGCCGTGGCTGACGACGCCTCCCGCGAGTCCATCGTCACTCCGGGCCACATCTTTCCCCTGCGTGCCAAGGACGGCGGCGTTCTGGTTCGCGCAGGACAGACCGAGGGCGGAAGCGACATCGCCCGCCTGGCCGGGTTCAAGCCCGCTGCGGTCATCTGCGAGATCATGAACGAAGACGGGACCATGGCCCGCATGCCCGACCTGGAGATCTACGCCAAGAAGCACGATCTCAAGATCTGCTCCGTGGCCGACCTCATCGCCTACCGCATGAAGTTCGACGGCAAGTCCGTGGAAAAGGTGGCCGAGGCCGACCTGCCCACCCGCTGGGGCCATTTCAAGTCCGCCGCCTTCCACTCCGAGGCCGACGGCAAGACCCACATCGCCCTGTACATGGGCGACATTCATCCCGACGAGCCCACCCTGGTCCGCGTGCACTCCGAGTGCCTGACCGGCGACGTGTTCGGCTCCCTGCGCTGTGACTGCGGCCCGCAGCTGGCAGACGCCATGTGCATGATCCACAACGAGGGCAAGGGCGTGCTGGTCTACATGCGCCAAGAGGGCCGAGGCATCGGCCTGGGCAACAAGATCAAGGCCTACCACCTCCAGGACATGGGTTACGACACCGTCGAGGCCAACGTGAAGCTCGGTTTTCCGCCGGACCTGCGTGAATACGGCACCGGGGCGCAGATCCTGGTAGCCCTTGGCGTCTCCAATATGCGGCTCATGACCAACAACCCCAAGAAGATGGTCGGCCTGGAAGGCTACGGCCTGAAGGTCGTGGAGCGCGTGCCCATCGAGGTCGGCGCCTGCGAGATCAACAAGAAGTACCTTCAGACCAAGCGCGACAAGATGGACCATCTGCTCAAGGTTGACGCAGACGGTTAA
- the cobM gene encoding precorrin-4 C(11)-methyltransferase — translation MVQVHFIGAGPGDPELVTVKGQRLIREADLVLYAGSLVPAEVVACARDDAKVADSAPLNLEETHALIMETVRAGGTVARVHTGDPSLYGAIREQMALLDGEGVEYVVVPGVTAGFAAAASACRSFTVPEVTQTLIFTRLAGRTPVPEAEALRKLAAHGTALCVYLSAGDPEGIQRELEAGGLAASTLVVMAYRVGWPEEKIVETELAELAATAREHEFTRQTVFLVLPGQGREDAGEARSLLYDENFKHMYRK, via the coding sequence ATGGTTCAAGTTCACTTCATCGGCGCAGGGCCGGGCGATCCCGAACTGGTCACAGTCAAGGGCCAGCGTTTGATTCGGGAGGCCGACCTGGTGCTCTATGCCGGTTCGCTGGTGCCTGCGGAGGTCGTGGCCTGTGCGCGTGATGACGCCAAGGTGGCGGACTCCGCGCCGCTGAATCTGGAGGAGACCCACGCGCTGATCATGGAGACCGTGCGCGCGGGCGGCACCGTGGCCCGGGTGCATACGGGCGATCCGTCACTCTACGGGGCCATCCGGGAGCAGATGGCTCTTTTGGACGGCGAGGGCGTCGAATACGTCGTGGTGCCGGGCGTTACCGCCGGATTCGCGGCGGCGGCCTCGGCCTGCCGCTCCTTCACCGTGCCCGAGGTCACCCAGACCCTGATTTTCACCCGCCTGGCCGGGCGCACCCCGGTGCCCGAGGCCGAGGCGCTGCGCAAGCTGGCGGCCCACGGTACGGCCCTGTGCGTCTATCTCTCTGCGGGCGACCCCGAGGGCATCCAGCGCGAGCTTGAAGCGGGCGGCCTGGCCGCGTCCACATTGGTGGTCATGGCCTACCGCGTGGGCTGGCCCGAGGAGAAGATCGTGGAGACCGAACTTGCCGAACTGGCAGCCACGGCGCGGGAGCACGAGTTCACCCGCCAGACCGTGTTCCTGGTCCTGCCGGGCCAGGGCAGGGAGGACGCAGGAGAGGCTAGGTCCCTGCTCTACGACGAGAATTTCAAGCACATGTACCGCAAGTAG
- the nusB gene encoding transcription antitermination factor NusB, whose translation MAGKKKGNRPGIRRVGRTLAFQVLYSTHFVDKNNPVDLQVRFDQNPLVLEQESETARDFAYALVKGVEENLDAVDKAIQANSQNWKIERIAMVELSILRLSLYEMMFTDIPVKAAINEAIELSKTFGDEKSRSFVNGILDGAAKTIKK comes from the coding sequence ATGGCAGGCAAGAAAAAGGGCAATCGGCCCGGCATTCGCAGGGTGGGACGTACCCTGGCGTTTCAGGTGCTCTACTCCACGCACTTCGTGGACAAGAACAATCCCGTGGATCTCCAGGTGCGGTTCGACCAGAACCCTCTGGTCTTGGAGCAGGAATCCGAGACCGCGCGCGACTTCGCCTACGCCCTGGTCAAGGGGGTTGAGGAGAACCTCGACGCCGTGGACAAGGCCATCCAGGCCAACTCCCAGAACTGGAAGATCGAGCGCATCGCCATGGTGGAGCTGTCGATCCTGCGGCTTTCCCTGTACGAGATGATGTTCACGGACATCCCGGTCAAGGCCGCCATCAACGAGGCCATCGAGCTGTCCAAGACGTTCGGCGACGAAAAGTCCCGCTCCTTCGTCAACGGCATCCTCGACGGCGCGGCCAAGACCATCAAGAAATAA
- a CDS encoding methyltransferase domain-containing protein, whose protein sequence is MKQPLTGGELVASQKQVRTLGVIRASLHNGRESDVLHLERIAETLSKAKSVEAVVLAMPDDDYHASLSRELTFCEIFLGDVENMNNRLLEAARSQGASCLVDCSLLTQCLDPHLYDELVDYHNASPGSMTRPSLWYPEYLPNVVDVDTLSTITEEYSWPYYSHVSEAHINYYTPNLDKITHLFSHLNPICQELVIHKGRQLRNSMNLAVHPYDPVNWASRCASLLPKIENLFHKRSVSVLEVGCGRRFGLGILLRMAGIAQYSGIDLNLPPLSDEQLEFFEEWLSFNQQAAPISGMSMEPIVRDECSQGGYSFFEGSVQLRAMDACALEFEDNSFDLIFSDAVLEHIAPCKSAIKEMYRVLKPGGFAVHGIDFKDHMTKDGDSHLYVSKKEWHEKHRSRLINLSRPAEMYSWFSEVGFHFLSISEDKFTEADSSQIHADHLAFGVSDALTHASHVVMQKAG, encoded by the coding sequence ATGAAACAACCTCTAACAGGAGGGGAGCTGGTAGCCTCGCAAAAGCAGGTGAGGACGTTGGGTGTCATACGCGCGAGTCTGCACAATGGTCGTGAATCAGACGTGTTGCACCTTGAAAGAATCGCCGAAACGCTGAGTAAGGCGAAAAGCGTAGAAGCTGTTGTCCTGGCTATGCCCGACGATGACTACCATGCCTCACTTTCTCGCGAACTGACGTTTTGTGAAATCTTCCTGGGCGACGTCGAAAATATGAACAATCGTCTCCTTGAGGCAGCAAGAAGTCAGGGTGCGTCTTGTCTTGTCGATTGTTCCTTGTTGACCCAGTGTTTGGACCCGCATCTTTATGACGAGTTGGTCGATTATCACAACGCCTCGCCCGGCAGCATGACGAGGCCCAGTTTATGGTATCCGGAATATTTGCCCAACGTGGTGGATGTCGACACTCTGTCCACGATTACAGAAGAGTACAGCTGGCCCTATTACTCTCATGTGTCTGAGGCGCATATTAATTACTATACACCCAATTTGGACAAAATTACTCATTTGTTCAGTCATCTCAACCCGATTTGCCAAGAGCTGGTCATCCATAAGGGCAGACAGCTTCGAAATTCCATGAATCTGGCCGTTCATCCCTATGACCCTGTCAATTGGGCCTCCCGATGTGCTTCCCTTTTGCCAAAGATAGAGAATTTGTTTCACAAACGGTCCGTCTCCGTGCTTGAGGTTGGGTGCGGCAGACGTTTTGGCTTGGGAATCCTGTTGCGGATGGCTGGAATTGCCCAATATTCCGGGATTGATCTCAACCTTCCCCCCCTCTCCGACGAGCAACTCGAATTTTTTGAAGAGTGGTTGTCTTTCAATCAACAAGCAGCCCCCATTTCCGGAATGTCCATGGAGCCGATAGTCAGAGATGAATGCAGCCAGGGTGGGTATTCCTTTTTCGAAGGCTCAGTGCAGCTGCGAGCTATGGACGCATGCGCTCTTGAATTTGAAGACAATTCATTTGATTTGATTTTCTCCGATGCTGTGCTTGAGCACATCGCCCCCTGCAAGTCGGCGATCAAAGAGATGTACAGAGTTCTAAAGCCCGGAGGTTTTGCCGTTCATGGGATCGATTTCAAGGATCATATGACAAAAGATGGCGATAGCCATCTCTATGTCTCCAAAAAGGAGTGGCATGAGAAGCATCGATCGCGACTCATTAATTTGTCACGGCCGGCTGAGATGTATTCGTGGTTTTCAGAGGTCGGTTTCCATTTCCTGTCTATCTCCGAGGATAAATTTACCGAAGCCGACAGTTCTCAAATTCATGCTGACCACCTGGCTTTTGGCGTGTCAGATGCGCTGACGCATGCTTCGCATGTGGTCATGCAAAAAGCCGGGTAA